One Oncorhynchus kisutch isolate 150728-3 linkage group LG13, Okis_V2, whole genome shotgun sequence DNA window includes the following coding sequences:
- the cacng8b gene encoding voltage-dependent calcium channel gamma-4 subunit isoform X2, which produces MVCEKGIQILLTTVGAFAAFCLMTVSIGTDYWLYSRASICNSTRNHSDDPHNKDKKDPGALTHSGLWRICCLEGVKRGVCSQINHFPEDADFDHDGPEYVLRMVRASNIFPILSAILLLMGGVCIGLSRFYKHKRNIVLGAGILFVAAGLSNIIGVIVYISAALGDISPKKDEDKKWQYSYGWSFYFGGLSFIMAEMVGVLAVNIYIEKNKELRCRSRTDIFKGTTHAMLRLPSYRFRRRSRSSSRSTDPSRSRDPSPVGGGGGKNFGLPPSAMLSQGPMSVATLPNPHSRSHTTLAGGDISLYTLSRDPKLAGLPPMYGTVDRATLYQLHNCFPKDGGGGGGGGVMMSGTLPSLKSHNPSLSQNSSNSNAPMGNSVGSGPPPFSSSTVERERGMGTLDRLKGDRESNSNTLNRKTTPV; this is translated from the exons ATGGTTTGTGAGAAGGGGATCCAGATCCTCCTCACCACCGTGGGGGCCTTTGCAGCCTTCTGCCTGATGACGGTTTCTATAGGGACGGACTACTGGTTGTACTCCCGCGCCTCCATCTGCAACAGCACCCGCAACCACTCAGACGACCCCCACAACAAGGACAAGAAGGACCCCGGAGCCCTCACCCACTCTGGCCTCTGGAGGATCTGCTGCCTGGAAG gggtgAAAAGGGGAGTGTGTTCTCAGATCAACCACTTCCCTGAGGATGCTGACTTTGACCATGATGGGCCAGAGTATGTTCTAC GTATGGTCAGGGCTTCCAACATCTTCCCTATCCTCAGTGCTATCCTGCTGTTGATGGGAGGGGTGTGTATCGGTCTCAGTCGCTTCTATAAGCACAAGAGGAACATCGTCCTGGGAGCAGGCATTCTCTTTGTGGCTGCAG GTCTGAGCAACATCATTGGTGTGATCGTGTACATCTCTGCAGCGCTGGGAGACATCTCCCCTAAGAAGGACGAGGACAAGAAGTGGCAGTACAGCTACGGCTGGTCCTTCTACTTCGGAGGCCTCTCCTTCAtcatggctgagatggtgggCGTTCTGGCCGTCAACATCTACATCGAAAAGAACAAGGAGCTTCGCTGCCGCTCGCGCACTGACATCTTCAAGGGGACCACGCACGCCATGCTCCGCCTACCCAGCTACCGCTTCCGCCGTCGCTCCCGCTCCTCATCCCGCTCTACTGACCCCTCACGCTCCCGAGACCCCTCGCCGGTGGGGGGAGGCGGGGGGAAGAACTTTGGCCTGCCCCCCTCGGCCATGCTCTCCCAGGGGCCCATGTCTGTGGCCACGCTGCCCAACCCTCACTCTCGCTCCCACACGACCCTGGCGGGGGGCGACATCTCCCTCTACACTCTGTCCCGCGACCCCAAGCTGGCTGGCCTGCCCCCCATGTACGGCACCGTGGACCGCGCCACCCTCTACCAGCTCCACAACTGCTTCCCCAAGgacgggggaggaggggggggagggggtgtgatgatgaGCGGCACACTGCCCTCTCTGAAGTCCCACAACCCCTCGCTGTCCCAGAATTCCTCCAACTCCAACGCACCCATGGGCAACTCGGTGGGCTCGGGGCCCCCACCCTTCTCCTCGTCCACGgtggagagagaacgagggatggGAACGCTGGACAG GCtaaagggagatagagagagcaacTCCAATACGCTCAACAGGAAGACAACACccgtgtag
- the cacng8b gene encoding voltage-dependent calcium channel gamma-4 subunit isoform X1, producing the protein MVCEKGIQILLTTVGAFAAFCLMTVSIGTDYWLYSRASICNSTRNHSDDPHNKDKKDPGALTHSGLWRICCLEGVKRGVCSQINHFPEDADFDHDGPEYVLRMVRASNIFPILSAILLLMGGVCIGLSRFYKHKRNIVLGAGILFVAAGLSNIIGVIVYISAALGDISPKKDEDKKWQYSYGWSFYFGGLSFIMAEMVGVLAVNIYIEKNKELRCRSRTDIFKGTTHAMLRLPSYRFRRRSRSSSRSTDPSRSRDPSPVGGGGGKNFGLPPSAMLSQGPMSVATLPNPHSRSHTTLAGGDISLYTLSRDPKLAGLPPMYGTVDRATLYQLHNCFPKDGGGGGGGGVMMSGTLPSLKSHNPSLSQNSSNSNAPMGNSVGSGPPPFSSSTVERERGMGTLDRLKGDRESNSNTLNRKTTPV; encoded by the exons ATGGTTTGTGAGAAGGGGATCCAGATCCTCCTCACCACCGTGGGGGCCTTTGCAGCCTTCTGCCTGATGACGGTTTCTATAGGGACGGACTACTGGTTGTACTCCCGCGCCTCCATCTGCAACAGCACCCGCAACCACTCAGACGACCCCCACAACAAGGACAAGAAGGACCCCGGAGCCCTCACCCACTCTGGCCTCTGGAGGATCTGCTGCCTGGAAG gggtgAAAAGGGGAGTGTGTTCTCAGATCAACCACTTCCCTGAGGATGCTGACTTTGACCATGATGGGCCAGAGTATGTTCTAC GTATGGTCAGGGCTTCCAACATCTTCCCTATCCTCAGTGCTATCCTGCTGTTGATGGGAGGGGTGTGTATCGGTCTCAGTCGCTTCTATAAGCACAAGAGGAACATCGTCCTGGGAGCAGGCATTCTCTTTGTGGCTGCAG GTCTGAGCAACATCATTGGTGTGATCGTGTACATCTCTGCAGCGCTGGGAGACATCTCCCCTAAGAAGGACGAGGACAAGAAGTGGCAGTACAGCTACGGCTGGTCCTTCTACTTCGGAGGCCTCTCCTTCAtcatggctgagatggtgggCGTTCTGGCCGTCAACATCTACATCGAAAAGAACAAGGAGCTTCGCTGCCGCTCGCGCACTGACATCTTCAAGGGGACCACGCACGCCATGCTCCGCCTACCCAGCTACCGCTTCCGCCGTCGCTCCCGCTCCTCATCCCGCTCTACTGACCCCTCACGCTCCCGAGACCCCTCGCCGGTGGGGGGAGGCGGGGGGAAGAACTTTGGCCTGCCCCCCTCGGCCATGCTCTCCCAGGGGCCCATGTCTGTGGCCACGCTGCCCAACCCTCACTCTCGCTCCCACACGACCCTGGCGGGGGGCGACATCTCCCTCTACACTCTGTCCCGCGACCCCAAGCTGGCTGGCCTGCCCCCCATGTACGGCACCGTGGACCGCGCCACCCTCTACCAGCTCCACAACTGCTTCCCCAAGgacgggggaggaggggggggagggggtgtgatgatgaGCGGCACACTGCCCTCTCTGAAGTCCCACAACCCCTCGCTGTCCCAGAATTCCTCCAACTCCAACGCACCCATGGGCAACTCGGTGGGCTCGGGGCCCCCACCCTTCTCCTCGTCCACGgtggagagagaacgagggatggGAACGCTGGACAGGCtaaagggagatagagagagcaacTCCAATACGCTCAACAGGAAGACAACACccgtgtag
- the LOC109868243 gene encoding voltage-dependent calcium channel gamma-6 subunit-like: protein MWANYIVQPEEDGRMGVVGAGPHGGLAGVKGVGRATRRTPRMSDSQEGKIKLAFFVAIVGVTLTVLGVGTEFWVELATPKTWSNNQTCQTAHYGLWKGCTRTLWVDDINPERESCGPADLPGESNCTYFKFFTNGDNAVIFMKTTHKNLNIAAAILAMIALSMMVMGAICITMSLSKGVPFFLKPASFCFILSGLLVLLSILVFHQSVLALLSSDHSIPLHHELSWSIACVGFAGAILIMGGILFLILSLPYSPWEKCLPQRNSSTT, encoded by the exons ATGTGGGCCAACTACATTGTCCAGCCGGAGGAGGATGGCCGTATGGGGGTGGTAGGAGCAGGACCCCATGGGGGCCTGGCAGGGGTGAAGGGAGTTGGGCGTGCTACAAGGCGGACCCCTAGGATGAGTGACAGCCAGGAGGGGAAGATCAAGCTGGCGTTCTTTGTGGCCATTGTGGGCGTGACCCTGACAGTGCTGGGGGTGGGAACAGAGTTCTGGGTGGAGCTGGCCACGCCCAAGACCTGGAGTAACAACCAGACGTGTCAGACAGCCCACTACGGCCTGTGGAAGGGGTGTACCCGCACCCTGTGGGTGGACGACATCAACcccgagagagagagctgtggccCCGCTGACCTGCCCGGAG AATCCAACTGCACTTACTTCAAATTCTTCACCAATGGAGACAACGCAGTCATATTTATGAAGACAACCCACAAGA ACCTGAACATAGCGGCTGCTATCCTAGCAATGATAGCTTTGTCTATGATGGTGATGGGAGCAATCTGTATCACCATGTCCCTCAGTAAAGGAGTACCCTTCTTCCTCAAGCCCGCCTCCTTCTGCTTCATCCTATCAG gtcTACTGGTCCTGCTGTCTATACTGGTGTTTCACCAGTCAGTGCTGGCCCTGTTGTCATCTGACCACTCCATACCGCTCCACCACGAGCTTTCCTGGTCCATTGCCTGTGTGGGCTTCGCTGGGGCCATCCTCATCATGGGGGGGATCCTTTTCCTgatcctctccctcccttataGCCCATGGGAAAAATGTCTGCCTCAACGCAACAGCAGCACTACCTAG